From a single Lewinella sp. LCG006 genomic region:
- a CDS encoding rhodanese-like domain-containing protein: protein MSYFLIAIIAILVVMLSLKFMQQFNSRGKYENIDAATFISLSKEPNTVILDVRQPAEIAEGKIKGAKTINIMAGNFMEEVDKLPKDKAYLVYCRSGNRSGMACSQMAGLGFEKLYNLQGGYGAWLRAK, encoded by the coding sequence ATGAGTTATTTTCTTATCGCCATAATCGCCATACTGGTGGTTATGTTATCCCTTAAATTTATGCAACAGTTTAATAGCCGCGGCAAATATGAAAATATTGATGCTGCCACATTCATCAGTTTGAGCAAAGAGCCCAATACTGTTATTTTAGATGTTCGCCAACCTGCCGAAATTGCAGAGGGCAAAATCAAAGGTGCCAAAACCATCAATATAATGGCGGGCAACTTTATGGAAGAAGTAGACAAGCTTCCTAAAGATAAAGCTTACCTCGTCTACTGCCGCAGTGGCAATCGTAGCGGTATGGCCTGTAGTCAAATGGCGGGCTTGGGTTTTGAAAAACTCTATAACCTGCAAGGCGGTTATGGCGCTTGGTTGCGGGCAAAATAA
- a CDS encoding rhodanese-like domain-containing protein, whose protein sequence is MQVEQIYTGCLAQGAYYIESEGEAVIIDPLRETQPYLDKLAEAGVKLKYIFETHFHADFVSGHLDLAKKTGAKIVYGPQATTAYDIYSAQDGEELKVGALTFKVLHTPGHTLESTTYLLRNEAGEDYAIFSGDTLFLGDVGRPDLAIKQGAITKEDLAEMLFESLRTKIMPLDDKVIVYPGHGAGSACGKNLSTDTWGYLGDQKATNYALRADMTKEEFVQEVTSGLLPPPQYFAKNAMMNKAGYESFDEVLKKGAVALTPEAFEALAESEEALMLDTRHQDDFAKAHVPNSIFIGIDGSFAPWVGALITDIKQPIILITPEGREEEVVTRLARVGYDNTLGYLAGGMEAWIKAGKEVDAIESITADELANQLTNDLQGEILDVRKPTEYLAQHVEGATNFPLDYLNKNMDRLSRQKTYYLHCLGGYRSMIFASILQARGFRNLVDIQKGWRAIEASTVPVTNYACPSTLTQETIDQAVAAVL, encoded by the coding sequence ATGCAAGTAGAACAAATATATACCGGCTGTTTGGCACAAGGCGCTTACTATATCGAGAGCGAAGGCGAAGCAGTCATCATTGACCCTTTACGGGAAACCCAACCTTACCTGGACAAGCTGGCAGAAGCTGGTGTTAAGTTGAAGTACATTTTTGAGACGCACTTTCACGCCGACTTCGTATCTGGTCACCTGGATCTGGCGAAGAAAACGGGTGCCAAGATTGTTTACGGTCCCCAGGCTACAACCGCTTACGATATCTACAGTGCCCAAGATGGCGAGGAGTTGAAAGTAGGAGCTTTGACTTTTAAGGTGCTACATACTCCGGGGCATACCCTGGAAAGCACCACTTACCTGCTGCGCAACGAAGCCGGCGAAGATTACGCTATCTTTTCAGGAGACACCCTCTTTTTAGGTGATGTAGGTCGCCCGGATTTGGCGATCAAGCAAGGGGCGATCACCAAAGAAGACTTGGCGGAGATGCTCTTCGAAAGCCTGCGCACCAAAATTATGCCGCTGGATGACAAAGTGATCGTCTACCCTGGCCACGGTGCTGGCTCGGCCTGTGGGAAGAACCTGAGTACGGATACCTGGGGTTACCTGGGTGACCAGAAAGCGACCAACTACGCCTTGCGCGCGGATATGACCAAAGAAGAGTTTGTCCAGGAAGTTACTTCTGGCCTGCTTCCTCCTCCGCAGTATTTCGCTAAGAATGCGATGATGAATAAGGCGGGCTACGAGAGCTTCGACGAAGTACTGAAGAAAGGTGCCGTAGCCCTTACGCCCGAAGCATTTGAAGCCCTGGCGGAAAGTGAGGAAGCCCTTATGTTGGATACTCGCCATCAGGACGATTTTGCCAAAGCGCACGTACCCAATTCGATCTTTATTGGCATCGATGGCAGCTTTGCCCCTTGGGTAGGTGCTTTGATTACCGATATTAAACAACCGATCATCTTGATCACCCCGGAAGGCCGGGAAGAAGAAGTGGTGACTCGCTTGGCGCGGGTAGGTTACGATAATACCTTGGGTTACCTAGCTGGAGGTATGGAGGCCTGGATCAAAGCTGGCAAGGAGGTAGATGCGATTGAAAGTATCACTGCCGATGAGTTGGCCAATCAGCTGACCAATGACCTGCAGGGAGAAATATTAGACGTACGCAAACCTACTGAATACCTGGCCCAGCACGTGGAAGGAGCGACCAACTTTCCACTGGATTATTTGAACAAGAATATGGACCGGCTAAGTCGTCAGAAGACCTACTATCTGCACTGTCTGGGAGGCTACCGTTCGATGATTTTTGCCTCCATTCTACAAGCCCGGGGATTCCGGAACCTGGTAGACATACAGAAAGGTTGGCGTGCTATAGAGGCGAGCACTGTACCTGTGACAAACTATGCTTGTCCGAGTACACTGACCCAAGAAACGATTGATCAGGCGGTTGCGGCCGTACTGTAA
- a CDS encoding rhodanese-like domain-containing protein — translation MSDECKIKRWDLLKTRLQNVKAKAAIELLEAHPSMMVIDCRQPEEYMMVRLPQAVNIDYLGVSFWEHLRDLPKEEPYLVYCNTCRRSTRACTLMKNGGFEKVYNLDGGLQAWIDECGDGALVRGE, via the coding sequence ATGAGTGATGAGTGTAAAATAAAGCGCTGGGATTTGCTGAAAACCCGCCTACAGAATGTGAAGGCAAAAGCGGCGATAGAATTGCTGGAGGCACATCCCAGCATGATGGTCATTGATTGTCGGCAGCCGGAGGAGTACATGATGGTGCGCCTACCTCAGGCAGTGAATATTGATTATTTAGGCGTCTCTTTCTGGGAACACCTGCGGGATTTGCCAAAGGAGGAGCCCTACCTGGTGTATTGCAACACCTGCCGCCGTAGCACACGGGCCTGCACTTTGATGAAAAATGGCGGTTTTGAAAAGGTCTATAATTTAGATGGTGGCTTACAGGCCTGGATTGATGAATGTGGAGATGGGGCCTTGGTGAGGGGAGAGTGA
- a CDS encoding molybdopterin-dependent oxidoreductase, with protein sequence MTNKQPSFIERMAEKLGLIPDLQQNREPDLERIAPEGELTQFPPMEQWDDWTEYEATEHPKRVKRNYAIVPTTCFNCESACGLTAYVDKDSHEIRKFEGNPYHPGSRGRNCAKGPATINQITDPDRILYPLKRVGERGEGQWERVSWDEVLDDIAGRIRKALQEKRNNEVAYHVGRPGHEGYANRVLQAWGVDGHNSHTNICSSGARFGYNLWYGYDRPSPDHANAKFILLISAHLESGHYFNPHAQRIIEAKMKGAKLATMDPRLSNTASMSDYWLPTYPGSEAAVLLAMAKIILDEGLYNRPFLENWTNWQAYLQARHPESPVVFETYIEKMQEEYAEYTPAFAEKESGVPAARVEEVARAIGEAGSQFASHNWRSAASGNLGGWCVSRALHFLTVLTGSVGTKGGTSPNKWNKFSPQFFSTPPGQKFWNELHFPNEYPLSFFEMSFLLPHFLKEGRGKMDVYFTRVFNPVWTYPDGFSWMEALMDKNMVNMHIALTPTWNETAFFADYVLPMGHSAERHDLNSYATHSGMWIAFRQPVLREAARRAGKNVEFTYEVNPGEVWEEDEFWIELSWRIDPDGSLGVREHFLSPYRKGEKITIDEYYQYIFERTKGLPEAAKKEGLTELDYMRKYGAFEIEKRSYSKHITELTPEQLEGSVREEGTDLIKKNDKTIGVYVDGKAVVGFPTPSRKNEFYSQTMVDWGWPEYATPTYIKSHIHPDTLDKEKGEYCLVPTFRLPTLIHSRSGNAKWLAEISNRNPIWMHPEDASRWGFQTGDLVRLNTDIGYFVDKVWVTQAMKPGVIACSHHLGRWRRRQDAGNRWATNTVNINHDGKGGWKMSTLSGVKPFDSKDADSKRIFWTDGGVHQNITHAVHPDPISGMHCWHQRVRIERPHADDNYGDIFVDTAKAHENYKEWLKMTRPAPGPGGLRRPLWFNRPLRPQEDLYYLDESGE encoded by the coding sequence ATGACCAATAAGCAACCCAGTTTTATAGAGCGGATGGCCGAAAAACTTGGCCTCATCCCTGATTTGCAACAAAATCGGGAACCGGATTTGGAACGTATCGCCCCGGAAGGAGAGCTCACCCAATTTCCTCCCATGGAGCAGTGGGACGACTGGACGGAATACGAAGCCACCGAGCACCCCAAACGGGTAAAGCGCAACTATGCGATAGTGCCGACGACCTGCTTTAACTGCGAGAGTGCTTGTGGACTGACCGCCTACGTAGACAAAGACAGCCACGAGATTCGCAAGTTTGAGGGCAACCCCTACCACCCTGGTAGTCGGGGGCGGAACTGTGCCAAAGGGCCAGCCACCATTAACCAGATTACTGATCCCGACCGCATCCTGTACCCCCTGAAACGCGTAGGCGAACGTGGCGAGGGCCAATGGGAACGCGTGAGCTGGGACGAGGTGCTGGACGATATTGCGGGCCGGATACGCAAAGCCCTGCAAGAAAAACGCAACAATGAGGTGGCCTACCACGTGGGGCGCCCCGGGCACGAGGGCTACGCCAATCGGGTGCTGCAAGCCTGGGGGGTAGATGGACACAACAGCCATACCAACATCTGCTCGTCGGGGGCTCGCTTTGGTTACAATCTCTGGTACGGCTACGACCGTCCTTCGCCCGACCACGCCAATGCCAAGTTTATCCTCCTGATTTCGGCGCACTTGGAGAGTGGTCACTACTTTAATCCGCACGCTCAGCGTATTATTGAAGCCAAGATGAAAGGGGCCAAGCTGGCTACGATGGATCCTCGTTTGTCGAACACAGCGAGTATGTCGGATTACTGGCTGCCTACCTATCCGGGGTCGGAAGCGGCGGTGCTGTTGGCGATGGCCAAGATTATTCTGGACGAGGGCTTGTACAATCGGCCCTTCCTGGAGAACTGGACCAACTGGCAGGCATATCTACAAGCTCGCCACCCGGAATCGCCTGTGGTTTTTGAGACCTACATCGAGAAGATGCAGGAAGAATATGCCGAGTATACGCCCGCTTTTGCGGAAAAGGAAAGCGGTGTGCCGGCTGCCAGAGTAGAAGAAGTGGCGCGAGCGATTGGTGAAGCTGGGTCGCAATTTGCTTCCCATAACTGGCGGAGTGCGGCCAGTGGCAATCTGGGAGGTTGGTGTGTATCGCGGGCCTTGCATTTTCTGACGGTGCTGACGGGTAGTGTGGGCACGAAAGGAGGGACTTCGCCCAACAAGTGGAATAAATTTTCACCGCAGTTTTTCTCAACTCCTCCGGGGCAAAAATTCTGGAATGAGCTGCATTTTCCCAACGAATATCCGCTCTCGTTTTTTGAGATGAGCTTCTTGCTGCCGCATTTTCTGAAGGAAGGAAGGGGCAAGATGGATGTGTACTTCACCAGGGTGTTCAATCCCGTGTGGACCTACCCCGACGGCTTCAGCTGGATGGAAGCGCTGATGGACAAGAACATGGTGAACATGCACATCGCGCTGACGCCAACCTGGAATGAGACGGCCTTCTTTGCGGATTATGTGCTGCCTATGGGCCATTCGGCCGAACGGCACGACCTGAACAGCTACGCTACCCACTCGGGTATGTGGATCGCTTTCCGGCAGCCGGTACTGCGTGAAGCCGCACGGCGAGCAGGGAAAAATGTGGAGTTCACCTACGAAGTGAACCCTGGCGAAGTGTGGGAGGAAGACGAATTCTGGATTGAGCTGAGCTGGCGGATTGACCCTGATGGCAGCCTGGGGGTACGCGAGCACTTTCTGTCGCCTTACCGCAAAGGAGAGAAGATTACCATTGACGAGTATTACCAGTACATCTTTGAGCGCACCAAAGGACTGCCCGAAGCCGCCAAAAAGGAAGGCCTGACCGAGCTGGACTACATGCGTAAGTACGGGGCTTTTGAGATAGAGAAGCGTAGTTATTCGAAGCATATAACGGAACTGACGCCAGAACAACTGGAAGGAAGCGTAAGAGAAGAGGGAACGGACTTGATCAAGAAGAACGATAAAACGATAGGCGTGTACGTAGATGGCAAAGCCGTGGTAGGTTTCCCAACGCCTTCGCGCAAGAACGAGTTTTACTCGCAGACCATGGTCGATTGGGGCTGGCCAGAGTACGCTACGCCTACCTATATCAAGAGCCATATTCATCCCGATACGCTGGACAAGGAGAAGGGCGAATACTGCCTGGTACCAACCTTCCGCTTACCGACCCTGATTCACTCGCGGTCGGGCAATGCCAAATGGCTGGCGGAAATCTCCAACCGCAACCCCATCTGGATGCACCCCGAGGATGCCAGCCGCTGGGGTTTTCAGACGGGTGATCTGGTGCGACTGAATACCGATATTGGCTACTTTGTGGACAAGGTGTGGGTCACCCAGGCCATGAAGCCGGGCGTAATCGCTTGTTCGCATCACCTGGGCCGCTGGCGCCGCAGGCAAGATGCTGGCAATCGCTGGGCCACCAATACGGTCAACATCAACCACGATGGCAAAGGCGGCTGGAAGATGTCGACCCTCTCCGGCGTGAAGCCCTTCGACAGTAAAGACGCCGATAGCAAGCGGATCTTCTGGACGGATGGCGGCGTACACCAAAACATCACCCACGCCGTGCATCCTGACCCAATCAGTGGCATGCACTGCTGGCACCAACGGGTACGCATCGAACGGCCTCATGCTGACGACAACTACGGCGACATCTTTGTGGATACGGCCAAAGCGCATGAAAACTACAAGGAATGGTTGAAGATGACGCGTCCGGCACCGGGCCCTGGAGGACTGAGGCGGCCTTTGTGGTTCAATCGCCCTTTGCGGCCACAGGAGGATTTATACTACCTGGATGAGTCGGGAGAGTAG